Proteins found in one Aspergillus chevalieri M1 DNA, chromosome 2, nearly complete sequence genomic segment:
- a CDS encoding ATG3/ATG10 family protein (COG:S;~EggNog:ENOG410PRC9;~InterPro:IPR007135;~PFAM:PF03987) has translation MASLMPSRPSQESLLGFPFLTPDEFDYGCRVLCDRFHAWQISSPNTGLSIRFVHQQTSDSILKISRHIENIGVHDEENALMHEPEDLQEPQLEDDSEHDPEALIRATKPNASLQVDYDIALSPTYQVPVLYFTLRWTNHKGPVFGIDAVYQYLVPDEYRKQLKNVGIIGGISFDYHPITGAPMFFVHPCNTADAIRHIAGGQGVTPETYLIIWLGLVGHCVGLNMPSELFATEAGARTPERLGQR, from the exons ATGGCGTCTCTTATGCCTTCCAGACCGAGCCAAGAATCCTTGTTGGGCTTCCCTTTTCTGACACCAGATGAATTTGACTATGGGTGTCGCGTCTTATGCGATCGATTCCACGCATGGCAGATCTCGAGCCCGAATACAGGGTTGTCGATTCGGTTCGTACATCAACAG ACAAGTGATTCGATACTCAAGATATCACGGCATATTGAGAATATCGGTGTTCATGACGAAGAGAATGCGTTAATGCATGAGCCCGAGGATCTTCAAGAACCGCAGCTGGAAGACGATTCTGAACACGATCCT GAAGCTCTAATTCGCGCAACCAAACCCAATGCATCCTTACAGGTGGATTATGATATCGCCCTCTCTCCCACGTATCAAGTTCCCGTCCTGTACTTCACGTTACGGTGGACAAATCACAAAGGTCCAGTGTTCGGAATAGACGCGGTTTACCAGTACTTGGTGCCGGATGAGTATCGAAAGCAATTGAAGAATGTCGGTATTATAGGTGGTATCAGTTTCGAT TATCATCCAATAACTGGCGCGCCCATGTTTTTCGTCCATCCTTGCAATACCGCGGATGCTATAAGACACATCGCAGGGGGGCAGGGTGTCACACCTGAGACGTATCTCATCATCTGGCTCGGGTTGGTAGGACATTGCGTTGGCTTGAATATGCCGTCTGAGCTTTTTGCAACGGAAGCGGGTGCAAGAACCCCAGAACGCCTTGGACAGCGATAA
- the MSL1 gene encoding U2 snRNP complex subunit MSL1 (COG:A;~EggNog:ENOG410PN5A;~InterPro:IPR000504,IPR012677,IPR035979;~PFAM:PF00076;~TransMembrane:1 (o42-60i);~go_function: GO:0003676 - nucleic acid binding [Evidence IEA]) encodes MATKPIPTRNNTQNKAPGAGLPNQTLYCTNLPDKLRKHDLRLSLYTLFSTYGVVLDVVAMKTEKMRGQAHIVFKDIQASTQAMRALQGFEFFGKEMKIVYAKGSSDVLARLRGTYNLPAPTAPIGGASTDLQKSIFSGPPGSAALPPKPTGGANGEAQAAQGVKRQREEESDEEEAPMDEDSDVPMEASSDED; translated from the exons ATGGCTACAAAACCTATACCCACGCGTAATAATACACAGAACAAAGCTCCTGGAGCTGGTCTTCCTAACCAAAC ACTGTACTGCACCAACCTACCAGACAAGCTTAGAAAACATGACCTGCGACTATCGCTTTATACCCTTTTTTCTACCTACGGAGTTGTCTTGGATGTTGTTGCCATGAAAACAGAAAAGATGCGCGGTCAGGCCCATATTGTGTTTAAAGATATCCAGGCCAGCACACAAGCCATGCGGGCTCTCCAGGGGTTTGAGTTTTTTGGTAAGGAAATG AAAATTGTTTATGCCAAGGGAAGTTCGGATGTCCTTGCTAGACTACGTGGCACGTACAACCTCCCAGCTCCGACTGCTCCAATCGGCGGCGCTTCGACAGACCTGCAAAAATCGATATTCAGCGGCCCTCCCGGATCGGCGGCGTTGCCTCCTAAGCCCACTGGTGGAGCCAATGGTGAGGCACAAGCAGCCCAGGGAGTTAAACGACAGCGTGAGGAAGAAAGtgacgaagaggaagcaCCGATGGATGAGGATAGTGACGTTCCAATGGAAGCATCATCGGATGAAGATTAA
- the ARC1_1 gene encoding WD40 repeat domain-containing protein (COG:Z;~EggNog:ENOG410PIRY;~InterPro:IPR017383,IPR036322,IPR015943,IPR001680, IPR017986;~PFAM:PF00400;~go_component: GO:0005885 - Arp2/3 protein complex [Evidence IEA];~go_component: GO:0015629 - actin cytoskeleton [Evidence IEA];~go_function: GO:0005515 - protein binding [Evidence IEA];~go_process: GO:0030833 - regulation of actin filament polymerization [Evidence IEA];~go_process: GO:0034314 - Arp2/3 complex-mediated actin nucleation [Evidence IEA]), protein MATPQAHHLFHNPIADHSFSSDKQTLAVARDSNVELYQTAGNKFTLTDELKGHEKTVTSVDIAPNSGKIVTCSQDRNAYVWEQTPSGWKPTLVLLRINRAATFVRWSPSERKFAVGSGARVISVCYFEEENDWWISKHLKKPIRSTITTLAWHPNSVLLAAGSTDSHARVLSGFIKGVDTRPEPSAWGERLPFNTICGEFLNDSAGWIHGVGFSPSGDALAFTGHDSSITVVYPSAPEQPPRAMLNIPTRLLPLNCLIWNGENEIIAAGHDCEPYRFQGDESGWNLTGPIESKSGGGAGSIREDTALNMFRQMDLKGQTQADTQLKTTHQNTISTIRAYEDADGAVNKFSTSGVDGRVVIWSI, encoded by the exons ATGGCTACTCCGCAAGCTCACCACCTCTTTCATAACCCCATTGCTGACCACTCGTTCTCATCGGACAAGCAAACGCTTGCCGTTGCGCGGGACAGCAATGTGGAGCTCTACCAAACAGCAGGCAACAAGTTCACCTTGACTGATGAGCTGAAAGGCCATGAAAAGACCGTTACCAGCGTTGACATTGCTCCCAACAGTGGGAAGATCGTTACTTGTTCTCAAG ACCGAAACGCATACGTCTGGGAACAAACTCCTTCTGGCTGGAAGCCGACCCTGGTTCTTCTTCGGATTAACAGGGCCGCGACATTCGTGCGGTGGTCTCCGTCTGAGCGCAAGTTCGCAGTTGGTTCAGGAGCCCGTGTGATCTCGGTTTGCTATTTTGAAGAGGAGAACGACTGGTGGATCTCGAAACACTTGAAGAAGCCAATTAGGAGCACCATTACTACTCTTGCCTGGCATCCAAACTCTGTGCTTCTCGCAGCTGGATCGACCGATTCCCATGCTAGAGTTCTCTCGGGCTTTATTAAGGGAGTTGATACTCGTCCAGAGCCAAGCGCCTGGGGAGAGCGTCTTCCGTTCAACACCATCTGCGGTGAATTCCTAAATGATTCGGCCGGATGGATTCATGGTGTGGGTTTCTCACCCAGTGGAGATGCTCTCGCTTTTACCGGCCATGACAGCAGTATCACGGTCGTGTACCCGAGTGCTCCGGAACAGCCTCCTCGAGCGATGCTAAATATTCCCACCCGACTTTTGCCGCTCAACTGCCTTATCTGGAACGGGGAAAATGAAATTATTGCCGCCGGTCAT GACTGCGAACCGTATCGCTTCCAGGGCGATGAGAGTGGATGGAACCTCACTGGACCAATTGAGAGCAAGTCTGGAGGAGGTGCTGGAAGCATCCGGGAGGACACTGCTCTCAACATGTTCCGCCAGATGGATCTTAAGGGCCAAACGCAGGCTGATACCCAGCTTAAAACGACTCATCAGAACACCATCAGCACGATCCGAGCTTATGAGGATGCGGACGGTGCTGTCAACAAGTTCAGCA CTAGCGGAGTTGATGGCCGTGTTGTCATTTGGTCTATCTGA